From Chionomys nivalis chromosome 21, mChiNiv1.1, whole genome shotgun sequence, a single genomic window includes:
- the LOC130863363 gene encoding ATP synthase membrane subunit K, mitochondrial-like encodes MAGPESDAQFQFTGIKKYFNSYTLTGRMDCVLGTYGGTALLVLYFKLRPKKTPAVKAS; translated from the coding sequence ATGGCTGGTCCTGAAAGTGATGCCCAGTTCCAGTTCACTggtattaaaaaatatttcaactcTTATACTCTCACAGGTAGAATGGATTGTGTTCTGGGCACATACGGAGGCACTGCTTTGTTGGTCCTATACTTCAAGTTAAGACCTAAAAAAACTCCAGCTGTGAAAGCATCATAA